In Candidatus Margulisiibacteriota bacterium, the sequence CCGTAAGTCAGCGCGTTATCCAGCAAGTTGCCGAGAACGCGCGAAAGTTGGTCGAAATCGACCGGGATTTCCGGCAGGTTGTCCGGCAGGGCGAGCGTTATTCTGGCGCGTTGTTTTTCGGCGAAGAGATTCAAGGTCGAACCGACTATCTCCCCGGGAGTGAACCATTCTTTTTTCGGTTTCCAGGCGGACGATTCCAGCCGGGAGAGGTCGATCAGCGAGCCGATGTTATTACCCAGTTTATCCAGGTCGATTTTGATCGCTCCCAGCTCATGCCGGACGGTTTTTTCATCCCAGCGAAAATCCTTTTCCAGGAGGTTGGTGACGGTCGCCTTGATCGAGGCGAGGGGGGTCTTAAGGTCATGAGAAACGGAAGAGACAAAAGTCGATTTTAGATGGTCGGATTCGCGCAGGGCGTCGGCTTGCACGGCTAGCGCTTGAAGCTGTTGGCGCTCTAAGAACGCGGCCGTTTGGTTGGCGATCATGACCAGCAAGCGCGCGTCCGTGAGCGTGTAATTGCCGCCGTTTTTTCTTTCGCTTACATATAATACCCCGACCTGCTTGGTCGCGGTTGTTAGTGGAATGGCGATGTCCGATCGTTTACCGGGTAACCCCGTCTGATCGTGCGTTACCGAGATTGGCCATTCCGCCGGTTCTAGGCCTTCATTAAAAGGAAGGCCGACCGCTTTGGCATTGAGATAAACCCAGTTGGCTAACGACTGGCTCTTTTGGCCAAGCGAGGCGGGGGCGC encodes:
- a CDS encoding ATP-binding protein, producing IMGLQTGRLKERENQALARERETELLYQFSAQLVSEMNAVELARVLAEKIASKVNAISLLLFLPDDNGKLSVIGAPASLGQKSQSLANWVYLNAKAVGLPFNEGLEPAEWPISVTHDQTGLPGKRSDIAIPLTTATKQVGVLYVSERKNGGNYTLTDARLLVMIANQTAAFLERQQLQALAVQADALRESDHLKSTFVSSVSHDLKTPLASIKATVTNLLEKDFRWDEKTVRHELGAIKIDLDKLGNNIGSLIDLSRLESSAWKPKKEWFTPGEIVGSTLNLFAEKQRARITLALPDNLPEIPVDFDQLSRVLGNLLDNALTYGGEDGRVKIGAEEEKNEVRLWVEDEGPGVPPEERELIFEKFYRGRYAAKSPSGTGLGLAIAREIVKTHGGRIWIEDVLPHGARFTLALPKAGVKQ